From the uncultured Methanomethylovorans sp. genome, the window ACCTGGAAACCGTCAACCACATAGCTATTGCAGTTACCGCCGATATGTTTGCTTTTTTCCAGTATCAGTACTTTTTTCCCGTGCTTTGCAAGGACCAAAGCTGACAGTAGCCCTGTAACACCCGCGCCAACAACTATAACATCATATTTTTTCATGATGCTAACTCCTTTACAGGCTCATTGGAATATCTCAGGAGCTATACGTTTTGCTACTTCTTCGTATGCTTTTGTCAGATCTCCTTTGTCAAAACGGAAGATATCTTTGTCCATTGATTTTCCAGTTTCCTTGTCCCAGAAGCGGCAAGTATCACAGGATATTTCATCGGCTACCAAAATTTGTCCATCTTTTCTTCCAAACTCCAATTTGAAGTCAGGCAGAACTATGCCGCGTTCATCAAGATACTTTACGAGGATATCGTTGACCTTAAGAGCAAGCTGCCGGATTGCATCTGTTTCTTCGTATGTAGCTACGCCCAAGGCCACTGCAATATCTTCGTTAAGCATTGGATCTCCGTACTCATCGCTCTTGTAGTCCATGACAACAACAGGCTTTTTGAAAACTGTACCCTCTTTGATGGGATATTTACGTGTGATGGATCCTGCAGCGATATTACGGGGTATGACTTCAATTTTTATAATATCTACAGCTTCTACAAGCATCTCGGTGTCTGAAAGCATCTTCACATAATGGGTCTTGATGCCCTTGCTTTCCAGCATCTCAAAGAGCTTTTTTGAGATCTGTGCATTGTAATACCCTTTCTTTGAAGCTTCACTTTTTTTCTTTCCGTCAAAAGCAGTAAGACTGTCCCTGAATTCTGATATGAATTTTGAAGGGTCTTCTGTCCTGTAGATTGTTTTTGCTTTTCCGGAGTATAATTGTTCGCCTTTCATCGTGTCCCTCTATGGAAATGTTCTTTTATTGTATTTTCCCATATAAGTACTATTTATCTTAATAAACCTATCATTGAGGCATACAAAATGTTATTAGCCTTTACTTTCATTGATAGGTTCATATCTTTTACTTACAGGGTGATCTTATGGAACAAGAATTAATGAGAATTGGTGTTTCACTGCCAGAGAATCTTCTTACGAAATTCGACGGTATAATCGAGCAAAGAGGATATTCTTCCCGTTCTGAGGGTATACGGGATGCCATCAGAAGCTACATTACACATTACGAATGGATGAGCGATGTTAAGGGTAGGCGTGTTGCTACTATCACTTTGATCTACGATCACACGAAGCGTGGATTGGCAAACTCTCTTACTGAGATACAACATGACCATTCTTCTCTGATCAAGACCTCGATACATATCCATCTGGACCATGATAACTGCCTTGAAGTTATAATCCTGGATGGCGAAGGTCAAGAGGTCAAGACAATAGCTGAGAAGCTGATGTCCCTTAAAGGTGTGAAGTATGTAAAGCTTAATACTGCGCAGCCTACAGAAGGTCATTGATTAAAAGTTCTTTCAATGGCTTTAAGCAGGTTTTTTCCCAGATCTGTGAGATAATAGATCTGGAAGTTTTTGTTTCTCGTGGAATCCACGAGTCCGGCTTCTTTCAGAAGTTTTAGATGATATGACAATGCAGAGTGTTTATAATCTGTGATTTCCACAAGCACGCATACGCAGAGCTGTTGCACTTCAAGTGCTTTGAGAATATGTATACGCACAGGATCTGATAGCACTTTGAATAGTTCCACCAGGCTGGTTACGTTTTCCTGCATGGTCGCATGGACTTTCTGCATGATCATGTCAGGAAGGATGTAAGGTTCAGGCTCTAGCAGTTTTTCTTTTCCATTCATTGTCTTTGGATGATGTCGTGATATATTAATAATCTTTTTACGCCATTTTGTTTTAAGGATGCAGCCAGTCGTATATCTTCTGGAATAATTTAGAAAGATTCAAATATGTTGGGCCATTTCTTTAAAGCAAGGAGTTGGGTGTGAAGCTACCAACAACACCCTGCTGCGAAGACATCCTATAAATGTGCATAACCAACCATAAAAGATGTCCTGGATTATACAGGGATCTAAGTGCTTCACATGCTCCTTAAAAACTGAAAAACGGATTTTTCTATCTCTGTTTTCAGGTATCTAGCTTTTTTATTATATTTTTTAATATTTTATTTGAAAACTCTTTGTTTATTTATTGTTTCTCACATCTACTCTCTTTTTTTCCTTCCTTACGACAAACTTGATGCCCTCTACAATAAGCAGGGTGAGGAAAGCAGCACCTAAAGGCAGTACCCAATCAATGGCTGTTAAAGGTGTCAGTTCAAATACTACCTGGAACAGGGGGATGTACACCACACACAGGATCAGCAGGAAAGTGATTAGCATCCCTTTCAACATCAACTTGTTGGAGTACAATCCCATTTTAATGACAGACTCATCAAGGGACCTGAAGGCGTTGGGT encodes:
- the purC gene encoding phosphoribosylaminoimidazolesuccinocarboxamide synthase, which gives rise to MKGEQLYSGKAKTIYRTEDPSKFISEFRDSLTAFDGKKKSEASKKGYYNAQISKKLFEMLESKGIKTHYVKMLSDTEMLVEAVDIIKIEVIPRNIAAGSITRKYPIKEGTVFKKPVVVMDYKSDEYGDPMLNEDIAVALGVATYEETDAIRQLALKVNDILVKYLDERGIVLPDFKLEFGRKDGQILVADEISCDTCRFWDKETGKSMDKDIFRFDKGDLTKAYEEVAKRIAPEIFQ
- the nikR gene encoding nickel-responsive transcriptional regulator NikR, producing the protein MEQELMRIGVSLPENLLTKFDGIIEQRGYSSRSEGIRDAIRSYITHYEWMSDVKGRRVATITLIYDHTKRGLANSLTEIQHDHSSLIKTSIHIHLDHDNCLEVIILDGEGQEVKTIAEKLMSLKGVKYVKLNTAQPTEGH
- a CDS encoding metalloregulator ArsR/SmtB family transcription factor gives rise to the protein MNGKEKLLEPEPYILPDMIMQKVHATMQENVTSLVELFKVLSDPVRIHILKALEVQQLCVCVLVEITDYKHSALSYHLKLLKEAGLVDSTRNKNFQIYYLTDLGKNLLKAIERTFNQ